A region from the Rosa rugosa chromosome 6, drRosRugo1.1, whole genome shotgun sequence genome encodes:
- the LOC133713481 gene encoding mitochondrial zinc maintenance protein 1, mitochondrial-like, producing the protein MARVEALNAYRSLLRATRKSFAGDTVMLKGSAAEVRQKFEENRGVTSEEEIQRLLGEAREASSFISTMIVQAKLNSRGGYEVKAEKDHAGATLEIPSEEILRKS; encoded by the coding sequence ATGGCGAGAGTGGAAGCACTGAACGCGTACAGATCGCTGCTGAGAGCGACTCGGAAATCGTTCGCCGGAGACACCGTGATGCTCAAGGGCTCGGCGGCGGAGGTTCGTCAGAAATTCGAGGAGAATAGGGGCGTGACGTCAGAGGAGGAGATCCAGAGACTGCTTGGCGAGGCACGCGAGGCCTCCAGCTTCATCTCCACCATGATCGTCCAGGCCAAGCTCAACTCCCGCGGTGGCTACGAAGTGAAGGCTGAAAAGGACCATGCCGGAGCTACGCTTGAGATTCCTTCTGAAGAAATCCTTCGCAAATCTTAA
- the LOC133716472 gene encoding uncharacterized protein LOC133716472 — translation MTDHRKPKRYKNLLSWFTNDTPSSGSGSEIRSESGSRNVTSNSVNDVPLNSSPSILEECHNERIEREEIFDVTSLERDPGLRRSICKYPLNDRDSIRRAYVLSFPPSDIHWSGFQGWKNVMSKQSGLVNHMGAINSPHSIAMHKWESLRNPSKHIERVISTQSAQELADNRLRLITSIESVRLLAHQGCAFRGHDESAVSYNAGNFTAVVNSFGRMNIEVNKVLQNAPENAKYTSPLIQKQIANILGNKVRTKIREEVGDAKFCILVDEAVDVSNREQMAIILRFVDCDGFIRERFFKVISVADTCSQTPKDEISKVLAQYDLQVENMCGQGYDGATKGVHDIWEFFSTLNLIVNFVDSSAKRHSALRAIREEEIADLVAAGALQTGRRANQTCTLQRAGATRWGSHLRSISSLIKLFGATKTTLADLVGNGPNKVQGEAKSVGKAMKRFDFVFCMILMHDVMRITDFLCQALQKKAIDILNALNFLSITKSKLQDIREDGWDDLIMKVESFCCEHDIIMPDMSAPYKKATRACEQGITNEHYYRVNILNAVIDFQLAELDSRFTDNSLELLVLSATFDPRDNFRSFKSEDVCNIALKFYPQDFTSYDMLALDMECGFFVTDIHKDPRFAKTTFVSDLCRRLVESRKSSFFPMIYRLICLVLTLPVSTATTERAFSSMNIIKNKLRNKIEDEFLDDLMVLYIEKEFADSIDNDSVIAEFEVSGPRRVRFS, via the exons ATGACGGATCACCGAAAACCCAAGCGATACAAAAATCTTTTGTCATGGTTTACAAATGATACTCCATCAAGTGGTAGTGGGAGTGAGATTAGGAGTGAGAGTGGGAGTAGAAATGTGACGTCGAATTCTGTGAACGATGTACCTTTAAACTCTTCTCCATCTATTCTAGAAGAATGTCATAATgaaagaattgagagagaagaaatttttGATGTTACTTCTCTTGAGCGTGATCCAGGATTACGACGTTCAATATGTAAGTATCCTTTGAATGATCGTGACAGTATTCGAAGAGCTTATGTG TTATCCTTCCCACCATCCGACATTCACTGGTCTGGGTTTCAAGGTTGGAAGAATGTTATGTCAAAACAATCTGGTCTAGTTAATCACATGGGAGCCATAAATTCTCCACATAGTATTGCCATGCACAAGTGGGAGTCCCTAAGAAACCCATCTAAGCATATTGAAAGAGTGATTAGCACACAATCAGCACAAGAACTAGCAGATAACCGACTCCGGCTTATTACTTCTATAGAGAGTGTGAGGTTGTTGGCACACCAAGGATGTGCTTTTAGAGGTCATGATGAATCAGCCGTATCATACAATGCTGGCAATTTCACTGCAGTTGTGAATTCCTTTGGAAGAATGAATATAGAAGTTAACAAAGTCTTACAAAATGCTCCTGAGAATGCCAAGTATACTTCTCCACTTATTCAAAAGCAAATTGCAAATATTCTTGGTAACAAAGTTAGAACTAAGATTCGGGAGGAAGTGGGAGATGCCAAGTTTTGCATCCTTGTTGATGAAGCGGTTGATGTATCTAATAGGGAACAAATGGCTATCATTCTTCGATTTGTTGATTGTGATGGGTTTATTAGAGAACGGTTTTTCAAAGTTATTAGTGTTGCGGACACTTGTTCTCAAACTCCAAAAGATGAGATTTCCAAAGTCCTTGCTCAATATGATCTTCAAGTAGAAAATATGTGTGGCCAAGGATATGATGGTGCTA CTAAAGGGGTGCATGATATTTGGGAGTTCTTTTCAACTCTAAATTTGATTGTAAATTTTGTTGATTCTTCTGCAAAACGACATTCAGCATTAAGAGCtataagagaagaagaaattgcagATTTAGTAGCTGCAGGTGCACTTCAGACAGGTAGAAGGGCTAATCAGACTTGCACTTTGCAACGGGCAGGGGCTACTCGTTGGGGTTCACATCTTCGCTCtatttcaagtttgattaaattattTGGAGCTACCAAAACAACTCTTGCAGATTTGGTTGGTAATGGACCAAATAAAGTACAAGGAGAAGCGAAGAGTGTAGGTAAGGCTATGAAGcgttttgattttgtgttttgcATGATTTTGATGCATGATGTCATGAGGATTACTGACTTTCTTTGTCAGGCATTGCAAAAAAAAGCCATAGACATCTTGAATGCTCTGAATTTTCtttcaataacaaaatcaaaacttcaagaTATAAGAGAAGATGGTTGGGATGATTTGATTATGAAGGTTGAATCATTTTGTTGTGAGCATGATATTATTATGCCGGATATGTCTGCTCCTTACAAGAAAGCTACAAGGGCTTGTGAACAAGGTATTACAAATGAGCATTATTATCGGGTCAATATACTAAATGCTGTGATAGACTTTCAGTTGGCAGAGCTGGATAGTAGATTTACAGATAATTCATTGGAGCTCCTTGTTCTTAGTGCTACATTTGATCCACGTGATAATTTTCGATCATTCAAATCTGAAGATGTTTGCAATATTGCTTTGAAGTTTTATCCTCAAGATTTTACATCATATGATATGCTTGCTCTAGATATGGAGTGTGGGTTTTTTGTAACAGATATTCATAAGGATCCAAGATTTGCCAAGACAACTTTTGTGTCTGATTTATGTAGGCGGTTAGTTGAATCTAGAAAGTCATCATTCTTTCCTATGATTTATAGGTTGATTTGTCTTGTGTTGACTCTGCCAGTTTCTACAGCAACAACAGAGAGAGCATTTTCATCTATGAATATCATAAAAAACAAACTTCGAAATAAGATTGAAGATGAGTTTCTTGATGACTTGATGGTTCTTTACATTGAAAAGGAGTTCGCCGATAGTATTGATAATGATTCTGTGATTGCTGAGTTTGAAGTGAGTGGGCCTCGGAGAGTACGATTTAGTTAG